Below is a window of Christensenella minuta DNA.
GTCTGTTGAGCCGACGATTATTGATTGTGATTTTTGTCGTTGCACCACTGTCAAGAGAGTTCAGAAGTTCGGAATATTCAAGGAACATCGCTTCCTTATCCTCACGGCTCGCCACTGCATAGTTAATATCCGTAAAGCGGTAGGTCTTTGAATATTTATCCTTTCCCACTTTGAAAATGCCATCATCAAAGATAGCTGCCACGGGAATCACGTCCTGCACCCCTTTCGGTACAACAAATTTTTCTTTATCCTGCTTAAACAGGTTCGTAAGAGTCTTAATCATTTGACTTCAATACCTCCTTCTGCTTCTGTTCAATGCTTGGCTTCATCAGTTCGTAATAAACATTGGTGGAGTGAAATACCAACTTCTTCGGCATTAAAAACTCCGACTTTATCCACGCATAAATTGCTTTTTCTGCGGTCATACCGTTGTACTTCACAAAACCAAGTGCCGCAAACGGAGCAGCACCCAAAATGCACACCCACGATACGGTTTCCGTGCCAACATACGGTCTGAGCAAGAAATACAGTCCTACTGCAACGCCACAAGCGAGAACAGAAAAAATGAACTGTCTGAGCGACAGTCCAAAAAACATTGACTCTGTATAATTTCTGATTTCTCGGTTAATTTTTACTTCCATATCTGTTTCCTTTCCTGCGATTTCGGTCTTTCTCCCTCACGCATTTATCATTCAGGCAAAAGACTTTGCCCTTCCGTTTACCGCCATAGTAAACACATTTCTTACAATCTCTTTGGTTCATCTCAAAATCTCTCCTTAAAGTCCCATCATCTCTCGGATAATACGGTCAGACATTTTCACTGCACCGACAAGAACGAGCATATTAAATACCAATTCCCCGATATATGCCCACACCTGCGTAACTGCTGCTGCGTCAGGATTAACCACTGGCGGCGATGAAGCAAATACGGAAAAAATAATACAAGCAAGTACGATGACTGCTCCCTCAAGCAGAACGGCACAATAGCTCTTGATAAAACTCTTGCCGACATTCTGTGTCGGTTCTCCTGCAAATGTGGAAAGCGGTATCGGTGCAAGTGCTGTGTACATATACAACTTGAAAAATCTTCCGTACACCGTCATTATCAGAATAAACGACAGCACCGTGATAAATAATCCTCCGATAAGCGTTACCGCCCACAAGGGAATACTCTCGAAAAATCCGCAGTCCTCTATGGTCGTTATCATCTCTGCGGGCAAGGTCGTCTGTTCCGGAGTTCCAAATCCGGCAGCATTCATAATGGTTGAAATTGTCCCTTGCACGATATTAAATAAAGCAAGCATAAGCTCCATTCCGTATGTGATAACACCTTTCGCCAATGCAAAACGAACAAAGAGTTTCAGTGCGTGTTCCGGTTTCTTCGCATCTGTAAAACTTCCGCAGGTCTTTACCATACCTATCACAAAAAACAATACAAGTAAGGCAAGCCCGATAGCCTGAACCGCACCATTGATGTCAACGATAACCTTCCAGATATTCCCGCCCTTAAAGTTCTGCGGTGTAGTTGTGATGAGTGTCCATATTTCCGACAGTTTTTCATTCCAAGTTTCAAGGGCATTTTCAAGATTTTGAACTACCCAGTTATCACTCATTCAAAGCACCTCCTTACAATTAAGAGGTGTACCTTAACTTGGCACACCCCTCGATAACTGTGTAACTCTTATCTTAGCCTGTGATAAGAGTAAGGATTTCTTTCGCAAAAGTGATAATGACACCACCCGCAAGAGTCAGGAAGCCATTGGCTCTCTGAGAAGGGTCGTGAGATTTGAGTGAAAGACCGACCTGCACGATACCAAAGCCAAGTAAAATCATACCGATGGCACGGATAAGTCCGAAGATAAAATCGGACAGATTATTGACTACGGTAAGCGGGTCATTCGCTGCAAATGCAGTCGTTGTCATTCCAAGTGCCAACGCACCGACAATGACCATTGTGCAGTAAGCACGGAAGCCTTTCTTAACCTTTCCGGTCATAGGCAGTTTCTTTGTTTCCTGAATGTCAGTTGCTTTTTTCTTAAAAATAGTCATAGTTGAATACCTCCAAAATTTAATTTGTTTGATTGTTTATGAACAGAGCTTCCATCTCCTCATCGGAAAGAAGTTCCCAGTTCGTTTCTTCCATTTCCTTTTCAGGAAGTGTTGCAGGGTCAATGTCCCAAATGGCAATCGAAGCAATATCTTTTGTGACTTCTCCGTGCTTATAAGGACTCGCCTTTCCGTCTGTGGTAAGTGCCACATTCGGGTGTTTCATAATGTCATATTTGAAATCCATAATGGGTCTTTCCCCACGGATAAACAAAATAGCGTACTGATTATCGAGCATACGCACCTCATCAGGGGTAAGTAACTCTCTGCCGCTTATCTGATAGTTGGTGGAATAGTTACCGCTTCTTCCGGTACTTTTTCCGAACGTGTTGGTATCAATGGTTTCCTTGCCCAACAGCTCCGACACATATTTATGGGTTGACTGCTCATTTCCACCGAGGTAAAGAAATTCATCGCAGTTACCTACAATGCTCTCCCACTGTTTTTCAAACAAGGCTTTAAGCTGTGCCAAGTTCTGTAAGATGATGCTTACCGATACACCACGGGAACGCATAACCGACAGTATCTTGTCGAAGTCGTCCGGCAGTGAAACATTGGCAAATTCGTCCATCATAAAATGAACAGGCATCGGCAGACAGCCGCCGTGGATATGGTCGGCTGCATAAAACAACTGCTGAAAGAGCTGTGTGTAAAGAATGGATACCAAGAAGTTGAAACTGGAGTCGTTATCCGGTATCAGTGCAAACAGTGCCACCTTTTTCTCTCCGAGTGACTGTAAATCCAGTTCATCGGCAGAAGTAAGAGCAGCAAGACTTTCCAAGTTAAACTTTTCAAGCCTTGCTGCAAGGGTTATCTGTATGGATTTTAATGTTTTGGAAGAGCCGGAATGATAAGAGTGGTAATACTTCAAAGCAATGTGGTCAGGGTTATCTATCATCAAATCTGAAAACAGATTATCAAGCGGAGAAGGACTTGGGTCGTCCTCGTCCTCAATCGCCCCGGCTCTTAACATTTCCATTACCATTGCAAAATTCTGTTCTTCCGGCGGTGCTTCATAGTGCAGATAAAATACAAGTGCAAGCAGAAGCATTGACGCTGCCGTATCCCAAAACGGGTCATTGCTCTGTGAACCTTTCGGAGTGGTACTCTTGAAAAGATTTGTTACGAGCTTCTGCACATCATTGTCGTTCTGCAAATATACAAACGGATTGTAACAATGGCTTTTCTCCATTGAAATCAAATCAAGCACACGCACTTCGTAACCTTTCTTCTCAAGAAGACGTCCCGTATCTCGCAGGATTTCCCCTTTCGGGTCTAATATCACATAGCTGTTTCTGGCAGCATTCATAATATTAGGCTTTGCATAAAACCTCGTCTTACCTGCACCGGAGCCACCGCACACAAGCGTATTCAGATTTCGTCTGTGCTTCTTGGCATTAAGTCCAATGCACACATTCTGAGTCATCAGCTTATTTTCTGATAGTGGCTTTTGTCGGTACTTTTTATCAATGGCTCTGACATTGCCCCATTTGGCAGAACCGTGTTCTTCTCGTCTGCGGTAATTCTTTCTTGTCGAAAAGTAAATCCCGATACCCATTCCATAGCATAAAAGCAAAATGAGGACAGTTTTTAAGCTGTCCCCACATAATTTTATGGAAAATGGATTATCAAAAAGTGTCGCAAGATTGGCTGCTATCTCCGGCAATCCTCCGCTTATGGAAGGTGCAATCAGAAGTGACAGCCATATAACCGGAACGATACCGACAATGGATAAAATAATGGCAGTCTGCCTGTCATTATCTCGCTTCATCTGAGCGTTTCCTTTCAATCACTTTGAACTTTTTCAATGGGGCATTTCCGACTTTTACAAGCAGGTCGTCTACTGCGTCTGCCGACTTACCTTCCTCCATCAACTTTGTTTTCTCATCGTTTAAGGAGCGAATGACAACACCGTGTTCATAATCGTCCAAAGCAATGTGGTAGAGTTTTTCTTTTTCCATATCTGCCCTCCGTTATCTCTCATAGTCCTTTGAACGCTCCTGCTTCTTGCGGAACATTTCATCAGAGATATGACTGTGAATTTCTGCCATTGCATTTCGTGTCTTGGAAAGCTCCGCACGGATTTCTTTCGGCTCTTTGGAAGCCAGTCCCTCCGGAATACGGTTAATTGCAAAATTCTGTGTATCTACGCCATACTTCTTGCAAATCATATATCCGATACACACTGCCTGAAAGCCCATATCCCTGCGGCTGTAACTTTCGCTGTTGATGGAAAGCTGTGCATGTCCAAGTTCCTGAGCGACACACTGAGCAACTGCTACGCTGTCGCCCACATTACGTTTCACATACAAGGTCTGCTTTTCATTATTATAGAAAGCTGCCATATTCGGATACGGAAGTTCATCGGTTGCCGAAACCTCCACCGGAGATACATCAAGCATTGCCGTGATAAGTGCTTTCGGGTCACGGTTTGCTGATACTGCCGGAGCTTTTCTTCCATTTGTCTGCGTAACATCAAATACCTTTTTGACATTGTAGGAAATACCCGGAGAACCATCTGCTCTTGTGTATTCCACTGGTTCAAGGATAGAAATACTCTTTGCCCCTTTGGTAATCTTCACATTGTCCTTACCCCAATCATCAAAATCTTTAAGCTGTGTCGCCTGCGGATACTGACTGTAAATAAGGAGAGCATTTGCTGCGGAATATCTGTCCATTCGACTCTGCGTATCAAGAAAGTTCTTGAACTTCTCAGGGTCACTCACAATCTCACGGGCAGCATCATCAATCATCTGATAGACTTTTTCTTTTTCTGCTCGCTTCTTTTCTGCATACTCCTCTTTGGATAATCTTGGCTGATTACCGCCAGCCTTTGCGGGTTTGAAATCATTTGTCATAGTGAATTACCTCTCTTTTGTTTTGGGTTTCTTCTTCGGCTGACGGTGTACCGTCTGACCGTTTTTCTGCTGCGGATTCTTGCCGCCTTTCTTAACCTCCGGCTCTTTACGCTCTGCTTCTTTTTGCTGTTTTGCCTGTGCCTTGTAACGGTCAAGTTTCTCTTTGACCGATGGCTTTTCCACTGGCTTTGCAACACCCTTATCAGATTGCGTTTCTACCGGCTCTGAGTTTTGCCTTGACAGAGGGCTTTTGTCTGTTTTGGCGACTGAGGGGTTTGCGTTTGCTCGCTCCTCTTTCTGCATTGGATTTCTGACCGCTTCTTCCATAATGATTTCACTCTTGGATTTAGTCGGCTTTTCTTTCTCAACCGCTTCACGGTCTGCGATAGCCTTCTCTGCTTCACTGACAATCGAAGCCTTATCCACCTTGCCAAGTTCAAATCTTTCAACGATACGCTGAATTTTAGAAGCGTCCTCTGCTCTTGCAATAATATCTACCGGAGCGTTCTCTCCCTTTGTGTTCTTATCTCTGAGGACACAATAAAGAACGCCATAGCGTTTTGCCTGTTCGGTAAACTTTTTCAAATCCTTTTGCGGAATGGAAAAGACTTTCAGCTCCTTGCCTGACTTAATCATATTGGTAAGCCTTGCTTTGCCCTTCGTCTTTTGTTCCTGCTTCAGAACCGATACCAAAAGCAATGCGATATTCTTCGCCGCCGAACCGCTTAATCTTGCAGCAACTTCAAAGCCTTCAAGCGAAAGCCTAACGACCTGCTCTGCTGCGTCACCACCGTTGTTCATAGCGTGATTTCTCCTTTCTCTGCTGTTTTTGTTCCTCTGTTTCGATATGCTCAAGGTTTTCTTCCATAACCTTTGACCTCTCCGCAATATCCTCGCAGAGTTTTACTTCCCGTCGGAGTTTTTTCAATTCTCCATTGATAGAAGCGATTTCATCTTTTGCCGCCTGAAGCTGACCATCATCAATATTTGTTCTTATCTTTTTTCGGAGATGTGTTCTTCCGGCAATCAGATTTTTCATCTGCTCCTCTAAGGAAGTCTTATATGAAAAAAGCTGTTCGTCCGTGGAAATATTTTCTCGTCCGAGCAGCCTTACTTCATCAGTAATCTTATCGAGCTTCATCAAATCATCTTTCAAAAGATAATGAAGCCTTGCGTTATTCTGTTTCTTATACTTTGGCAGATAACCGAGTCTGTAACAGTAATACAGATACAGCCCATAAAGTCCGCCTTTCTTTTTCAGCTTCTGCCCTCTGGTCTGCATACGGTACTGTCTTGGTTTATAAGTCGCCCTCTGGAACGGCTCAATCTCTGCCCATCTGTCACGATTTTCTTTGATACGCTCTACAATCCGGTCATTGGTATAATCTGCTCCGAGATTTTTCAGTCGTATCGGCTTATCGTATCCCTTTGGAATGACCGTCCAGTATTTTCGGCTTGGACTTAGGTTATAGGCATATCCCATTTCCTTGAGAGCAAACTGAAATTCTTTCAGGGTCTTGCTATGGTCGATAGCATAATCAATGGCTTCTTTTGCAACCGAATAGAGTGTCGGCATACCTGCCTTTTCTTTCATCGTCAGATAATCCGACTGCTTACTGCGGTTCGGATTCGGGTCATAGTAAAGTCCGTACTTCTCACAAATTCTGTCTGCAACTTTTCGGAATTTGAACCACGCTTTTTCCTCTCCCCACAAATGTTTGCCATCGACAAAAGAAATAGAGTTGATGACAAAATGGCAATGCAGGTGCTTTGTGTTCAGGTGGGTTGTCACAACGACCTGAAATCTTTCACCCCACACTTCATTTGCAAATTCCATTCCGATTTTCTGTGCCATCTCAGGAGATATATCTGTTTCCTTGAAACTCAAATATCCGTGATAGGCTTGGATACCGTCTGTCTTTTGGTACTGCTCCTTAACCGTTATGAATTGGTCACGGGCAATCGCTACATTACAGTTGATACCCTCAACATAGAACTCACGCTCTGTTTTTTCCTCGTCCTTTGCATAAGCAATAACATCTGCAAGAGCCTGATACTGTTCCGGCGAAAACTCCCTTTTGATTTTTGCAGAAGTCTTTTCCGGATTGGTCGCATAGTCAATGACCTGACCGAGCCTTTCTGTTACCGACCACAACTTTGTTACTGCCATTTCATTTCGCTCTGATTTGGACGAAGATATGTCCTCTCAATCTCTGACTGGAACTTATTCCACTTCGCAGCTTCATTCTTCAGCATAGGTGCGTCAATGAAACCAAGCGTATTTGCTTTAGCCGCAAGCTGATTGATGTTATTACCGATAGAGGAAAGTTCCCTCATCACATCATAGAAGCGGTCATCGGGTTTCTCTTTCGGCTCGTAACCTCTGATAAGTAAACGGATAAGTCCGGCTTCGGAAAGACAAGCCTTCTTTGCCTTTGCTGCCAAGTCCTGTGCTTCCTTGCGGTTAAAGCGTACAATCTTCTGAATGTTTCTCTTTCTCATAATCGGTATCTTCCTTTCTCTTTATTCTGCAATCTTTGTTAATCTGGAATAAGCACATCATCGTAACGCCAAGACAACTGCCGAACAGTGTTCCGGCGGCGATAAGTAATAACTCTCTCAAATCAAGTTCTCCTTTCTCACGGGGTATTAGGGGCAACCCCTAACGAGCCTTTTACCGTTTGGGAAACTGTGTTTATCCAAATGGTCTGCTCGCTAAGAATAAACATCTCCTCCGGGTTGCCCCGTTCTCAGTCTACTATCTCTCATAATCCTTTGATTTCGGCTTAAAAGGTTCAGCCACGATATTGCCGCCCACATCCTTAGAAAAGCGTTCAGGATACTTGAACTGTTCCTTATACTTCTTCATCATATCGTCCGGCAAGCTCTGAAAACTCTCACTCTCAGGCGGTGCATAACAGATAAAGAACTTGCCGCAGATAATATCTACCATCTCTTTCTTATCATTGTCCTGCACATAAACTGCACGGTTAAGCGGAAGTCCTCTCATCTTTCCTTCCTCATTACAGATGATTGCAACATCATCGTCATAGGGCATATATTCCTCAATATCCCCGCCGACAACCTCCTGCATTGCTTCCAGACTGTCGTCGATTACAATTTCCTTCGGGTACTTTTCCGGTTCTACCAAGAGAACTTTAATCTTAGAATCATTCATCGTTCTTCATTCCTTTCGTGTGTTTTTTTATTGTAAATGCCCATCCGCATACAAAGAAAATCGTTGAAGTCCTTACCTGCTTTTGGTGGCTCATCAACGATTTCATACTTATCCGGCAGAATGGTTTTTAAGGTCTGTGCTGCCTTTCTGCCCGCTATATCATTGTCAAAATGGATACGGATTTTCCTGACAGATGGGTTACTGCCAAGATACTTTTCCAGTGCAATCGGCACTTTACTGTCCTCAATTTTCTTTGCCGGAGAATAAACCCCGGACAGCGAAACAAAGCTCATTTCTTTCCAATCCTGCCCGTTCAGCTTCGCAAGCGTGGCATAGGATTAATCAGATAATCCAAAGCACTCCTGCCACCGATACCTCTCGACCACCATATCCATTTCCCGTTTGAAATCTTCAAACTATCGTGGGTTCTGGTGCAATAGGTGTTACCTGAAAACTTAACCAGCTCATACGGTTCATAATTTTTCAGGTAGGTTAATAAGTCCATCTGCTTCGCCTGAATGATTAACTCAGGTGCGATAAATGGCATATCGACCACCTCCTTCCTGTTTATCTCTCATACGATTTCTCCTTTCTGCCGCCGACTACTTCGCCCTCATCAGGCTCTCCGCCGACAATCTCATTTTCCTTTTTATCCATATTGAGCAGGATATTCAGCTCATCAAGTCTGGCAGTTTTTGCCCTCAATTCGTCCTCCTTTGCAAACGGCTTTTCGATTTCCTGCTTCGCTGTTTCATACTGCTTCTCCGTATTTTCAAGGCTGTTTTTCGTATCAGCAAGTGCTTCCTCAAAGCGTTCTATGCCGTTATCTATTCTCACGATATTACCATGAGCATCATCGCCAAGCGGTACATCTCTGCTTGTTTCGCCTTTTAATTTCACAACATAATTACGCTGCACCGTATCAAAATACAGTTCCATTTGAAAGCCACGGTACTCGCCAAGTGGTATCGCATCGGGACTGTTCATTGACTTGCAGGCATTGATGATTGCCTGACCTGCTTCGGCTTTTTCGGAATAAGAAACACCCGATACCATCATTCCAAGCGGCTGCTCATCTATCGGTTTCGGGTGTAATTTTGCTGTTTCAACATCTTTTGTAAGTCCCTCTACACGGGATTTCAAGTAAGCAATCTGTTGTGGGTAGAACTTGATGACCTTATCCTCCAGTCCGTATTTCTCTGATAAGAAATTGGATTTTAACATCTTCAGCTTCTGTACCTGAATGTCTAAGTCCATCTTTTCTTTGATATACGGATTGCCTGTTGCAAGCATTTTTATCTCCGCATAGGACAGTGCGGTTTCATCAATATCCTCTGCCGACCTGACCGGAGATTTGCTCGTCATAATCTGACTTGCGAACTTCTGCTTACCTTCCACAAGCTGATAGAGGTATGCATCAAAGGTCTGCTCTGTTACATAGCGGTAAATATCTACCTGCGGATTTTCATTGCCCTGACGGACAATTCTACCGGAACGCTGCTCCAAATCTGAAGGTCGCCACGGACAATCCACATCGTGAAGTGCGATAAGTTTATCCTGCACATTCGTTCCTGCTCCCATCTTCTGAGTAGAGCCAAGAAGCACCCTGACTTCTCCCTTGCGGGTCTTTTGGAACAGTTCTTTTTTCTTCATATCCGTATCAGCTTCGTGTATGAATTTCACTTCACTTTCAGGAATACCTCTCTCAATCAGCTTCTTCCTGATGTCGTTATAGACGGAAAATGTGCCGTCATTCTTCGGCGTGGAAAGGTCACAAAAGACAAGCTGTGCTGATTTTTTGTCGGCATTTTCTTTCCATATCCGATAGATGTTATCGACGCAGGCATTGATTTTACTGCCCTCAAAATCAGGCAGCATATCGTTTAGCATACGCTGGTCAAGAGCCAGTTTTCTTCCGTCATTCGTGATTTTCAGCATATTATCTACGCTTGAATCCACACCGCCGCCACGCACCTGCTCGGCTCTCTCTGCAAGGGAAGCAACCATTTCTTTCTGCATTTCTGACGGCTTTACTGCAATGTTATGGTACTTTGCTTCCGGTACTGGCAGGTTCAACATATCCGCTGTCTTAATGTCCGCTATCTCCTTGAACATCGCCATTAGTTCAGGCAAGTTATAGAATTTTGCGAACCTTGTCTTTGCTCTGTATCCTGTTCCTTCCGGTGTAAGTTCCACTGCCGTAATGGTTTCTCCGAAAGTGGAAGCCCAGGCATCAAAGTGCTGCAACCCATTTTTCACAAGCGTGCTGTACTGCAAATATCGCTGTATCGTATAGAGTTCCACCATACTGTTTGAGATAGGTGTACCCGTTGCGAACACGGTTCCTCGCCCTCCTGTAATCTCGTCAAGGTAACGGCACTTCATAAAGAGGTCGGAAGATTTCTGTGCTTCCGTCTGTGCGATACCGCCCACATTACGCATTTTTGTATAAAGATAAAGGTTCTTGTAATAATGGCTTTCATCAACAAAAAGCCTGTCTACACCAAGTTCCTCAAAGGTTACAACATCATCTTTTTTCGTCTGGTCATTGAGTTTATCAAGTTTCTGCCTGATAGATTTCTTTGACTTTTCAAGCTGCTTTATGGAGAAGTTTTCCCCTCGGTTTCGCTTGAGTTCCGCAATTCCTCCGGTTATCTCCTCAAGCTGCTGTTCTAAGATTGCCCTCTGTCTTTCAATGGACATCGGGATTTTTTCAAACTGTGAATGTCCGATAATAACAGCGTCATAATCTCCAGTTGCAATCCTGCCGCAGAACTTTTTACGGTTCTTGGTTTCAAAATCTTTCTTTGTTGCGACAAGGATATTCGCCGCCGGATAGAGCTGCAAATACTCAGCCGCCCATTGTTCGGTCAAGTGATTTGGTACAACAAACAGTGACTTGTTACAAAGCCCAAGCCTTTTCGACTCCTGTGCTGCCGCTACCATTTCAAAAGTTTTTCCTGCTCCGACTGCGTGTGCAAGAAGTGTATTTCCTCCGTAAAGGATATGGGCAACCGCATTTTTCTGATGTTCCCTGAGTTCAATTTCAGGATTCATACCATTGAAGATGATATGACTTCCATCATACTCACGAGGTCTGACACTGTTGAATTTCTCATTGTAGGATTTGCAAAGCCTTTCCCTGCGTTCAGGGTCAGACCATATCCAGTCCTGAAATTCCTGCTTAATCATTTCCTGCTTCGACTGAGCAATTGCTGTTTCCTTTTTATTCAGGACAGCCTTTTTCTTTCCCTCATCATCTTCGATATAGTCAAAGATACGCACATCTTTTAAGTTCAGCGTTTCCTCAATAATCTTATAGGCATTGATGTGGGAAGTTCCGTAAGTGTTATATGCCCTTACATTTCCTTTGTCGTAAGATTTACCCTCAATATTCCACTCACTCGTAAATGGAGAGAAGTGAACTTTAATATTCCACTGTGCATAGCGTGGTGTTTCAAGCAAATGAAAGATAAACTCCTGCACATCGTCCGGTGGCAGCCAAGTTGCACCAAGTCGCACGGAAATTTCACTTGCAGTCAGGTCTTTCGGCTGCACCTTTTGAAGTGCTTCCACATTGACCTTATAATCTTCCGGATAGAGTTCTGCCGAGTTCTTTGCAATCCTCAGCTTTTCCCTGACATTACCCGAAAGGTATTCATCAGTCATCAGATACTTCGGTTCGTAAGAATTTCCATACTCATAAAGCGGGTTTAAGAAGATAACACCCTTTAAGTCCTCAAAGATTTCATTCTCCGATTTACCGGAAAGCTCCATCATATAGTCCATATCAATCGTGGCTTTTTCTCCAAGAGATACCGCCAATGCTTCGCTTGCCGTATCAACAGAAGTAACCGGAGTATGCGGCTTAATTGTCCTCTTAGAAAACATATCAGCCTTACGCTCCAGTTCTCCGTCCTCTCCGATTATCTCCAATGCGGAAAGCAAAGAGAATGAACTGTCCTGCGAGAAAGCAGAAGTATTTGCACGGCTGTTAATGAGTCCGTACTTACCTGAAAAGGTATCATAAAGTCTGTTTAATCGCTCCTGCTCCGCTTTGATTTCGCTGTCAGGGTAATCTTCTGTCTGCAATTCAATCAGCGTTCTGACGGAATTTCTAATAGCAATCATACCCTTAATTCGGTTCTCTGCGGTTGCCGACACTTCCACCGGAGTCATACGGGAATTTTCACGATAATAGATTTTATCGTCTACCACCGTATAGGAAAAGTTTCTCACTGTCGGGTCTGCCGGAATAGAATTATCTTCCTCCTCCAGTTCTTCCTCAGTTTCATATTCCGTGATTTCTCCGTGAATGTTTGCTACTGCTTCATCAAGCTGTGCTGCAAGGTCTGCATTTTCATACGGCACACAAGTTGCTTCCATACCGAAACGCCCCGATACCATTTTCATTTCTCCAAGTATCATTTCGGGGTGCTGCACAAAATAAGAATTCATCTTAATTCCGTTCTCATCGGTATCAAGATGAACCCAATCCGGCTCAATATCTATCAGTCTGTCACGCTTTTGCAGGATAAGAATATCCGAAACGACTTCCGTTCCTGCATTACCCTTAAAGGTATTATTCGGCAATCGGATTGCTCCAAGAAGCTCTGCTCTCTGTGCAATATACTTTCGTACTGCTAAAGTTTCCTTATCCATTGTGCCTTTGCTCGTTACAAGAACCATCACACCGCCGGGTCTTAACTTATCAAGGGATTTCGCAAAAAAGTAATCGTGTATCAGGAACTTATGCTTGTCGTATCTTTTATCTGATACCTTAAAATCTCCAAAAGGCACATTTCCTACCACTCCATCAAAGAAGCTGTCCGGCAGATTTGTTTCTTCAAATCCTTGTGCCGCAATGGTTGTTTTCTGATAAAGCTGCTGTGCAATCCCTGCGGAAATCGTATCAAGTTCCACACCGTAAATCTTACTGTCCTGCATTGTGTCCGGCAGCATACCGATGAAATTACCGATACCGCAGGACGGCTCTAACAAGTTGCCCTCCTTAAATCCCATCTGCTCCATTGCCTTATAAATGGCTGTGATAACTTCGGGCGGCGTGTAGAACGCAGTCAATGTGCTTTCTCTTGCCGAAGCATATTCCTCCGGTGTTAACACCGAAGAAAGTTCCAGATACTCCGTTGCCCACGCTGAATTATTTTCATCAAAAGCTTCTGAAAGCCCACCCCAACCAACATACTTTGATAAGATAATCTGTTCTTCAGGAGTGGCAAATCTGTTTTCTTCCTGACATTTTTTAAGAAGCTGTATCGCCATAATATTTCTGCGGAAGCGTTCCTTTTTACCAACCGTTTCAACCTCATTTTCTCTAAGATTAAAGGTGTGACGG
It encodes the following:
- a CDS encoding DEAD/DEAH box helicase family protein — translated: MARKYDLISELYNRTCKTVVSNPQNWQAFLASACRNYKLRYDEQLLVYAQRPDATAVLEIEQWNKIFGRWVNRGARGIAVFADENRSRQRLTHYFDISDTHESRYSRTVPIWDMRQEYEADVIETLESTFGEIENKSSLAEAIMGAARNAAEDNIPDYLQDLYYATEGSSFEEVEEDIVAFIYKNVVTNSVAYMMMSRLGVDTDGYFELDDFRDVTNFNTQETLNALGFATSDIAEMGLTEISKTITALNRQNRIIVGQDRNEYNKVENNDERSLDNERTDLHDGGRLQPSEPETSTAARSDVGQIRSDEERVSEGTSQSPLLQSPDEGRTDTALGGSGTESQQDGGNNSEPDGTERGSDRTDESGGYDEMGSSDELPSQFGTGNRESGSDIRLEYYDRTHEDKSLPFFRRDEVINEILRTTPHLSASLEEIKDYYERNPDNKDRTEYIKSIFNNDYTELTLEDGRTVGYKTFENVLHLWEGKYDSRTAQSFYDWAVIARHFEAMRLLGELSDSIKPLPSMDGQMTFILDGRAEEKKTSAFTFSQEIIDAILANGSGFSEGKMRIYEQFEKSLSAKENADFLKNEYGWGGSYPVIIGAGIDESHDGKGITITKGIGKENPHITLSWSQVEKRIGELIRMDRYLNPKEKERYPQWIESQEEHRAKIEETKRNREILSNAPPEQEVEPTEKEPEEAEQLQDVQYEYHLGDKVYIGASEYEILSVDDERVMLYDYDMPLFNKEFSRTEFDRKVRENPMNEHLIVKEEPAEERNEKEPEPLVPAWEQKKKVKGFDLHPDVPMADRHTFNLRENEVETVGKKERFRRNIMAIQLLKKCQEENRFATPEEQIILSKYVGWGGLSEAFDENNSAWATEYLELSSVLTPEEYASARESTLTAFYTPPEVITAIYKAMEQMGFKEGNLLEPSCGIGNFIGMLPDTMQDSKIYGVELDTISAGIAQQLYQKTTIAAQGFEETNLPDSFFDGVVGNVPFGDFKVSDKRYDKHKFLIHDYFFAKSLDKLRPGGVMVLVTSKGTMDKETLAVRKYIAQRAELLGAIRLPNNTFKGNAGTEVVSDILILQKRDRLIDIEPDWVHLDTDENGIKMNSYFVQHPEMILGEMKMVSGRFGMEATCVPYENADLAAQLDEAVANIHGEITEYETEEELEEEDNSIPADPTVRNFSYTVVDDKIYYRENSRMTPVEVSATAENRIKGMIAIRNSVRTLIELQTEDYPDSEIKAEQERLNRLYDTFSGKYGLINSRANTSAFSQDSSFSLLSALEIIGEDGELERKADMFSKRTIKPHTPVTSVDTASEALAVSLGEKATIDMDYMMELSGKSENEIFEDLKGVIFLNPLYEYGNSYEPKYLMTDEYLSGNVREKLRIAKNSAELYPEDYKVNVEALQKVQPKDLTASEISVRLGATWLPPDDVQEFIFHLLETPRYAQWNIKVHFSPFTSEWNIEGKSYDKGNVRAYNTYGTSHINAYKIIEETLNLKDVRIFDYIEDDEGKKKAVLNKKETAIAQSKQEMIKQEFQDWIWSDPERRERLCKSYNEKFNSVRPREYDGSHIIFNGMNPEIELREHQKNAVAHILYGGNTLLAHAVGAGKTFEMVAAAQESKRLGLCNKSLFVVPNHLTEQWAAEYLQLYPAANILVATKKDFETKNRKKFCGRIATGDYDAVIIGHSQFEKIPMSIERQRAILEQQLEEITGGIAELKRNRGENFSIKQLEKSKKSIRQKLDKLNDQTKKDDVVTFEELGVDRLFVDESHYYKNLYLYTKMRNVGGIAQTEAQKSSDLFMKCRYLDEITGGRGTVFATGTPISNSMVELYTIQRYLQYSTLVKNGLQHFDAWASTFGETITAVELTPEGTGYRAKTRFAKFYNLPELMAMFKEIADIKTADMLNLPVPEAKYHNIAVKPSEMQKEMVASLAERAEQVRGGGVDSSVDNMLKITNDGRKLALDQRMLNDMLPDFEGSKINACVDNIYRIWKENADKKSAQLVFCDLSTPKNDGTFSVYNDIRKKLIERGIPESEVKFIHEADTDMKKKELFQKTRKGEVRVLLGSTQKMGAGTNVQDKLIALHDVDCPWRPSDLEQRSGRIVRQGNENPQVDIYRYVTEQTFDAYLYQLVEGKQKFASQIMTSKSPVRSAEDIDETALSYAEIKMLATGNPYIKEKMDLDIQVQKLKMLKSNFLSEKYGLEDKVIKFYPQQIAYLKSRVEGLTKDVETAKLHPKPIDEQPLGMMVSGVSYSEKAEAGQAIINACKSMNSPDAIPLGEYRGFQMELYFDTVQRNYVVKLKGETSRDVPLGDDAHGNIVRIDNGIERFEEALADTKNSLENTEKQYETAKQEIEKPFAKEDELRAKTARLDELNILLNMDKKENEIVGGEPDEGEVVGGRKEKSYER